Within the Megalops cyprinoides isolate fMegCyp1 chromosome 10, fMegCyp1.pri, whole genome shotgun sequence genome, the region GCAACACAAcataacatagtggtaaggagcagcactcatAACCGGAAAGTTTCTGGTTCAACTCCCCattggggcgctgctgctgtaccattgggcaaggtgctCAACTCAGCattacctcagtaaaaatccagctgcataaatggataacatgtaaaaattgtaacttgttgttctgaataagagtgtctgctaaataacaatgtGATGAAGAggtttctcctctcccctctggagtgagattttttcattttttgtgtttcagctgcCAACAGTAAGaaataatactgtataaaaaagtttaaaagcaTTCACAGTCTTATTTGCATGCAGTTGCTGCTTAATGAGACAGATAATACATGTGGTACTGAACTGGAATGATGCACATTAACACAAGTAGGGTGCTTTTcggaaggaaggaagaaataGGGGGAATAGTGTAATATAATCCCCAGTAatgataatgtttattttgtacttaAAGTATTCCTTATTCCTATGTACATTTTGCCAGTTTctcttttatttaaataattttaaagtcACATTTGACAAATGAACTTCAAGAAAGGAATGCCTTATACATCAAAGGTATAACTTTTTTGTCCACACGACATTTTCTGAGTTGTTGGGCTTTCAGGGTGCAGATGAGATGAACCAAATGTTCCCTCATTCCAATGTTTAAAACATTCCACTACGCTACACATATCCCTCAGATaagttatatatataaaaaacagatCTCAGCGTAAGTTACGAAAAGGCTTCATCTCAAATAGTTTTGAAGCATATTACTGATTACGCAACTAACTTTAGTTTTATCTTTTCCCCGTTTTCAGGTGAATGGTACATTCCAAACAGCGTTTTACCGTGAGGCTCCGTGGACAGAATCATTCTCCCCAAAACCGAGGAGGGTGCATGGTTAGGTGGAAAAATCACCGAATAGCTTTCGGCGAAAACGATTCTGCGTTTTGTGAAACGTTTTTACTATTGGCTTATTTACGTACAGACTTTTCAACATTTGAAACTTTCAGGAATGGTGCCTAGCTGTATCTTTAACTTGGACTGACTTGGCGGTGACTTAGTGTGGTTCGAATACCAGCTGAATGATCAAAGAAATCGCCACGGGAGACTGGAAAATCCACCCTCTCAACAAACAGGAAGACGGGTAACACCAGACACTTTATGTGAGATACATTTTaactttttccctttcttctgaATTGCGTGCGATACCTGATTGCATATATAGGTGATGAATTGGGTCAACGGCACCAAGTTTCGCTGTATATTGCAGACGTGGAGCGATTGGATCACGTTAAAAGATTGCTTTATTTTCTACGCGAATTCAACGTAGACATCGCAAAAAGGTATTTCCGCATGAATGACTAGGCTCAGCGGCGTGACCGGACTTTATAAAACCTTTAAACAACCTACCTTTCATTTGTGATCTTGCACTGTTTTCAAGTAACTTTTTGGATCACTGACAAATATTTTGCGTAACAGTGAAAAAGATGCGTGCGGGCCCGTTGTTATTAATCAGAGTTGCACAAAGTCGGAAGAGAGTTCATCAGTTGAGTCTGAGTTTATTACTTTTGTCTGAGATTTTTATGTTGGCATCATCCCAGTCGTGTCCagacaaatgtgtgtgtttcacgTCTACTGTAAAATGCGTAAACCAGAATTTAACGGCAATCCCTGGATCGCTACCATCAAACGTTAAGAACCTTTTCCTATCCGGGAATAAAATCTCCCGTCTGACTGCAGACTCTTTCCCCGTGGGTCTGGATCAGCTAACTGACCTGTATCTGACAGGCAATAAGATGGAGCAGGTTGATTCGGATGCGTTCGCCAACCTGCCCAAGCTCAGGCTGCTGGACCTCAGCAACAACAGGTTACACAAGTTCAGCCCTGAAGCGTTCCCCGCCAACAACAACATACAGGACCTCAGCCTGAGCAACTCCCTCTACAACCACTCATACATCGGAGAGATCTCAAGTCTGCTCCAGACCAGGACTCCACAGCTGACCACGCTGAATTTGTCCAACAACGACCTGTTCTATCTCCCTGAGAACATGTTTTCCAGCTTGCAGCACCTCGTGACGCTGGACCTGAGGAACAACTCCATCATGTCCCTCAGTAACCTGACCCCGAGGAGCTTGCACGCGCGGAGGCTGGACCTGCGCGACAACTCGCTGACCAGGCTGGCGAACGGCACGCTGGCGGAGCTCGGCCAGTGGCctggcctgcagctgctgctggcggGGAACCCCTGGACCTGCGACTGCGAGCTGGAGGACATGGTGCTGTGGCTGCGGAGGGGGGCGGAGCAGGTGGTGGACAGGCAGAACCTCACCTGCGCCGACCCGGCCCGGCTGAGGAGCGCGAACTTGCTGCAGGTGAACGTGTCTGAGCTCCAGTGCACCGGCTCGCAGGACATGAAGAGCGTGCTGGAGACGTCCTACGTCTTTTTGGGCATGGTGCTGGCGCTCATCGGGGTGATCTTCCTGCTCGTCCTCTACCTCAACAGGAGGGGGATCAAGAGGTGGCTGTACAACATCCGGGACGCATGCAGAGACCACATGGAGGGCTACCATTACAGATACGAGGTCAACTCTGACCCCAGGCTAGCCAACCTGAGCCTCAACTCGGACGTCTGAGGGATAtgggagagagtggggtgaAGGGCTTTTGCCTCTTGCGTTATAGCATGGTGACTTGCTCTAGCTATGCATGAAATCCTCTAGTTACAAAGagccccccctgcccctccctgtagaccccagcctctgcagcacgCAGGGCTTTAGCcagctaaccccccccccccccccccccctgctgggGCTGCACCCCCCTGCACCCATGTGATGTGCTATTCACTGATGTGTTCTGTCATCTTTTGATGTTGTGCAATGCTGCATGGACTGGCACTCGTGGAACAGGGGCCCCCATGCCAGGGCTCTCCTGCCAGAGAACgtcttaaaaatgctttttttcatacCGGGCGATTGCAGAGACTGAACAGACTTTTTCATAAGGTGactaaaaaataacagtatatCTG harbors:
- the tpbgb gene encoding trophoblast glycoprotein b, with product MRAGPLLLIRVAQSRKRVHQLSLSLLLLSEIFMLASSQSCPDKCVCFTSTVKCVNQNLTAIPGSLPSNVKNLFLSGNKISRLTADSFPVGLDQLTDLYLTGNKMEQVDSDAFANLPKLRLLDLSNNRLHKFSPEAFPANNNIQDLSLSNSLYNHSYIGEISSLLQTRTPQLTTLNLSNNDLFYLPENMFSSLQHLVTLDLRNNSIMSLSNLTPRSLHARRLDLRDNSLTRLANGTLAELGQWPGLQLLLAGNPWTCDCELEDMVLWLRRGAEQVVDRQNLTCADPARLRSANLLQVNVSELQCTGSQDMKSVLETSYVFLGMVLALIGVIFLLVLYLNRRGIKRWLYNIRDACRDHMEGYHYRYEVNSDPRLANLSLNSDV